Proteins found in one Muntiacus reevesi chromosome 2, mMunRee1.1, whole genome shotgun sequence genomic segment:
- the IL34 gene encoding interleukin-34 isoform X1, with product MPRGLAWLRYLGILLGMALGNEGLEPWPLTQSDECAVTGFLRDKLQYRNRLQYMKHYFPINYRVSVPYEGVLRTANVTRLQRARVSQQELRYLWVLVSLSATEWVQEVLLEGHPSWKYLEEVHTLLLDVKQGLQGVEVSPQVEAVLNLLSAPGSLKLVRPKALLDNCFRVMELLYCPCCKESSVLNWQDCEAPQPQPRSPASAQCEAAQLYPLPQPPSTSLPRVLGPSAGPPGQ from the exons ATGCCCCGGGGACTCGCCTGGCTGCGCT ATCTTGGGATCCTCCTCGGCATGGCCTTGGGAAATGAGGGCTTGGAGCCGTGGCCCTTGACCCAGAGCGACGAGTGCGCCGTCACTGGCTTCCTGCGGGACAAGCTGCAGTACCGGAACCGCCTTCAGTACATG AAACACTACTTCCCCATCAACTACAGGGTCAGTGTGCCTTATGAGGGGGTGCTCCGAACAGCCAACGTCACCAGGCTG CAGCGGGCCCGGGTGAGCCAGCAGGAGCTTCGGTATCTGTGGGTCCTGGTGAGTCTCAGTGCTACTGAGTGGGTGCAGGAGGTGCTGCTCGAGGGCCACCCGTCCTGGAAGTACCTGGAGGAAGTGCACACGCTACTGCTGGACGTCAAGCAGGGCCTGCAG GGCGTGGAGGTCAGCCCCCAGGTGGAAGCAGTGTTGAACCTCCTGAGTGCGCCGGGAAGCCTGAAGTTGGTGCGGCCCAAAGCGCTGCTGGACAACTGCTTCCGGGTCATGGAGCTGCTCTACTGCCCTTGCT GTAAAGAAAGCTCTGTGCTAAACTGGCAGGACTGTGAGGCGCCTCAGCCTCAGCCTCGCAGCCCAGCCTCGGCACAGTGTGAGGCCGCCCAGCTGTACCCTCTGCCCCAGCCGCCCTCCACCTCCCTGCCCCGTGTCCTGGGACCCTCGGCTGGCCCCCCTGGTCAATGA
- the IL34 gene encoding interleukin-34 isoform X2 has translation MPRGLAWLRYLGILLGMALGNEGLEPWPLTQSDECAVTGFLRDKLQYRNRLQYMKHYFPINYRVSVPYEGVLRTANVTRLRARVSQQELRYLWVLVSLSATEWVQEVLLEGHPSWKYLEEVHTLLLDVKQGLQGVEVSPQVEAVLNLLSAPGSLKLVRPKALLDNCFRVMELLYCPCCKESSVLNWQDCEAPQPQPRSPASAQCEAAQLYPLPQPPSTSLPRVLGPSAGPPGQ, from the exons ATGCCCCGGGGACTCGCCTGGCTGCGCT ATCTTGGGATCCTCCTCGGCATGGCCTTGGGAAATGAGGGCTTGGAGCCGTGGCCCTTGACCCAGAGCGACGAGTGCGCCGTCACTGGCTTCCTGCGGGACAAGCTGCAGTACCGGAACCGCCTTCAGTACATG AAACACTACTTCCCCATCAACTACAGGGTCAGTGTGCCTTATGAGGGGGTGCTCCGAACAGCCAACGTCACCAGGCTG CGGGCCCGGGTGAGCCAGCAGGAGCTTCGGTATCTGTGGGTCCTGGTGAGTCTCAGTGCTACTGAGTGGGTGCAGGAGGTGCTGCTCGAGGGCCACCCGTCCTGGAAGTACCTGGAGGAAGTGCACACGCTACTGCTGGACGTCAAGCAGGGCCTGCAG GGCGTGGAGGTCAGCCCCCAGGTGGAAGCAGTGTTGAACCTCCTGAGTGCGCCGGGAAGCCTGAAGTTGGTGCGGCCCAAAGCGCTGCTGGACAACTGCTTCCGGGTCATGGAGCTGCTCTACTGCCCTTGCT GTAAAGAAAGCTCTGTGCTAAACTGGCAGGACTGTGAGGCGCCTCAGCCTCAGCCTCGCAGCCCAGCCTCGGCACAGTGTGAGGCCGCCCAGCTGTACCCTCTGCCCCAGCCGCCCTCCACCTCCCTGCCCCGTGTCCTGGGACCCTCGGCTGGCCCCCCTGGTCAATGA